In Acidobacteriota bacterium, the genomic window CGTAGGGATAGGCGATTTCAACATGGATGATGTCTATCTCCTTTCGTTTTTTTCGGTAGTAGCGGATGTAGCCGATAAGGGCGGGGATAAATATCGGGGAGTGGAAGATTATTCCGCTTATTCTCCTTATCAGTCGGCTGAACCACCCTTTCCCGAGGGAGATGTAGGAAACCTTGGCACTCGCTGTTTCATTCGCTTTGAGTGCCTCAGCTATCTCGCTTTTTGGGAGCAAGCCCACTATCTCGAAGGTGTGCCCGAGGCGGGAGAACCCCTCCCCCAGGTCCTGATAGATACCATAACCCATCGTCTTAGGGTTATATGATGGCATAAACATCGATATCTTCATCTTCCCTCCTCATAGGATACGACAGATGGCCTCCTTCAGGGGAAGCCCTGATCTTCTTATAAGGTTTTTTTCCTCTTCGGAGATGACACGAAGGATTCTGAGCATTATTAGGAAGATGAGCCCTCCGAGCAGGGTAAGGATGATCACCTCCTTTATCGAGGTTCCGAGCATCCGCTTAAGCGGAATGAGCACTGAGGAGAAAACGAGTGATGCTCCAAGGGTCTTTAACAGGAAGCGGTAAGGAAAGTGCACCTTGAACAATAGATAACAGGCGAAATTCTCTATCACCGCGATCAAGAGGCGGAGTAACCCTAAGCCAATAGCGGCGGCGATGATGCCGAACCTCGCGCTAAGGATGTAGAGAACCGGGATGTTGAGGAAGATAAGGGAGCGGATGAGGAGAACTGTTTTATATTTTTCGTAAATGGGGAGGATCACCGTACCGCCTACAAGCATTGTCTCGAGGAAGAGGAAGCTTATCAGTATTCGAGCGATGGGGACGGAGGGGAGGAAATCGGCTTTGTAGAATAAGGGGATGAGATCCGGAGTGAGGATAAAAAGCCCCGCCCCTGCCGGTATAGTGAGGAGGATTTGGATCTTCTCGAGGTTGTCATAGGTTCGTCTGAGCTTTTCTATGTCGCCTGTAGCATAGACATTTCCTATTAATGGGCGGAATACCCCGCGCATACTGCTTACTAAGAAGACGATCACCATCATTACGAATTTAAAACCAAGGCTGAAGTAGGCTACTTCCTCTTTTGCCCGGACAAGGGCGATGATGAAGACGGCGAAGTCAACCCCGATAAAGTATCTGCTCAGCTCGTAGAAATAGAAGAAAATGGAGTAAAGGGAGAACCTCTTTCCTATCTCCCTTGCTTTAAATTCTTCTTTTTCCTCCTTTTCCACCGCTTTTATACTTTTCAGGCTATATCTCCCAGCGATAAAAGAGACGGTGAGGTTCGCTGCGGTCATCGCTATCAGGATGCCGATTATGTCGAGCCCTGCCATTACAAACCATATGACCAGCGCTGGCTGGATAAGCTGAAGGAGGGCAGTGGTAAGGTTTACTATCTTCTGTTCAAAATAGGAGTATAGAACATTGTAAAAGAAGAGGGTAAGGCTCCTTAGCACCACTATGATGCTTATCAGACGGATGTAAAGCACCCCCGAGGCGCCGAAGCCGAAGCGAAGGGAGAACCGGGTGGCGAATATGTTTAGAAGGAGGACGAGGATGAGGAGGACGGCGCTTCTTAGGGAGATGGTGAGCTTGAGGAAGGAAAGGAGTCCCTTCTTTCCGAACCTTTCTTCAACCTCAGGGACAAACTTGGGGAGGCTTTCACTTATCCCGAGCCCAGAGTAAGAGACGATGGTGTTCACCGTAGCCAGGATGACCGAATATATGGCATAGCGAGAGACACCGAGAAAGCGAACGACCACGATGGACGCTGCCCAGTTTATAGCCATTATCAGAGGGGAGGAGATGACATTCCACAGGATCCCTCGGGTTACCTTCCTGATGAGCATTTTTCCCTCGCCTTTCTTCCTTCAGGTTATAGATGATGGAACGCTCTCGATCAACCTTTCCCCACCGTTCCCTCAAGGACCTCCCGGTAAAAGCGGATGTAGGTATCGGCTATTTTATCGAGGGAGAAAATTCTCTCCGCTTTTTCCCTTGCCTTTTTGCCCATCTTTCTTCTTTTCTCCTCGTCTAAGGCGAGCTCGATTACCGCTTTAGCAAAGTCTTTCGGCTCTTTCCCGGGTACGATGATCCCGTCCTCCCCGGGGGTTACGATTTCCTCCGATATCCCGGGCATAGCGGAGATGACCACGGGAATGGAAGAAGCCATCGCCTCGATGATTACTGTGCCGAACCCCTCCTTTCGCGAGGGAAAGAGGAATATATCGGATGCCATAAGATATTCTTCTACATTCTCCTTGGCGCCGGCGAAGATGATCTTTTTTCTTAAACCGAGTTCCTCTATTTTTTCAAGCATCCTTCGAGAGAACCTCGTTCGCTCTGGCTCTTTCTCCTCATCGAACTGGTAGGGACCCACGATCAATAGATAGGCGTTTCTCACCTTCTTATTTATTTCCGCGAAAGCGGAGACGAGGATATCCGCTCCCTTCCGCTCGATGAAGGAGCCGACGAAGGTGATTATGATCCCGGCAGTGGGAAGATCGAGTTTTTTTCTCAGAGTGCTTTTATCGGTAGCGGGGCGGAATCGTTCGGTATCCACCCCCTGGGTTATTATCCTTATTTTCTCTTTGGGGAGCCCGACAGCGAGATAAGCCTGATAAAGCGCCCGGGATATGGCGACATAGCCATCCAAGATGGAAAAAAGAAAGAACTTCACCCTTCGGAAGTGGTCCTTTGTCTTTATCGTTATTGCATCATCCGCCCCCATCAGGGTCATCTCCATAATCATCTTTTTCCTGAAGAGCCGGGAGAATAAAGATGCCGCATAAAGGGCATCGGTCTTGG contains:
- a CDS encoding oligosaccharide flippase family protein, with product MLIRKVTRGILWNVISSPLIMAINWAASIVVVRFLGVSRYAIYSVILATVNTIVSYSGLGISESLPKFVPEVEERFGKKGLLSFLKLTISLRSAVLLILVLLLNIFATRFSLRFGFGASGVLYIRLISIIVVLRSLTLFFYNVLYSYFEQKIVNLTTALLQLIQPALVIWFVMAGLDIIGILIAMTAANLTVSFIAGRYSLKSIKAVEKEEKEEFKAREIGKRFSLYSIFFYFYELSRYFIGVDFAVFIIALVRAKEEVAYFSLGFKFVMMVIVFLVSSMRGVFRPLIGNVYATGDIEKLRRTYDNLEKIQILLTIPAGAGLFILTPDLIPLFYKADFLPSVPIARILISFLFLETMLVGGTVILPIYEKYKTVLLIRSLIFLNIPVLYILSARFGIIAAAIGLGLLRLLIAVIENFACYLLFKVHFPYRFLLKTLGASLVFSSVLIPLKRMLGTSIKEVIILTLLGGLIFLIMLRILRVISEEEKNLIRRSGLPLKEAICRIL
- a CDS encoding glycosyltransferase family 4 protein; this translates as MNQLRILMIIQKFYPDFSGQGIQMQEVAKKLVKKGVKVTFVSAGRKDYLKEEEKDGYLIHRIVPGVPLIETSPRKRRRLWNLSFAIKLFLYLIKHRKEFDLIHLHTKTDALYAASLFSRLFRKKMIMEMTLMGADDAITIKTKDHFRRVKFFLFSILDGYVAISRALYQAYLAVGLPKEKIRIITQGVDTERFRPATDKSTLRKKLDLPTAGIIITFVGSFIERKGADILVSAFAEINKKVRNAYLLIVGPYQFDEEKEPERTRFSRRMLEKIEELGLRKKIIFAGAKENVEEYLMASDIFLFPSRKEGFGTVIIEAMASSIPVVISAMPGISEEIVTPGEDGIIVPGKEPKDFAKAVIELALDEEKRRKMGKKAREKAERIFSLDKIADTYIRFYREVLEGTVGKG